The genomic interval TCTTATTCTTAGTCGCTGTCCACAGCACAGATTGTCTCAGAGCAGATTTGCAGATGCTTTTAACCCCTCAGTGAGCAAGTGGAAGGAGGAATTCCCCATGAGACTGAGCAGAGGAAGATGAGAAGATGAAGTCCCCTGTTGAGTCCTGGCTCCAGCTCCAGAGTTTTCTTCttgcatttttttcctcaagTTTCCACTCCACTGGCTTGCTCGCTCATAATGcgcctcatttatcaatatttTTAGTAACTGATTGTTAGGAGATTTTTATGCATTATCTATGTTACAAAGTATATTATGTTCCTAAGTcttatttaatgttatattaatgtgtttgtttgtatttatttatttgactattttttttaattgatttaattctttttaaacatatttttgctTAGAGTTTTAGTGGCAGTAGCTATAATACAGGGTCCAGACTCGTGTTTGTGTACATCTAAAGGGCCATAATTGTGGAGTTTTTGTTGGGGATTTATTGCATTAATGATGAATAAACAACAATTCAATgcctatttattaaaaatgtacaaaatcacatattaaaaatatatatttcttcttTATGTTGaagagtgtttgttttgtgctatGGGATGTTATTTTATCACTTATTTTATACTGTTTCTATTTGTGATTTTATTACCTTGACTCAtgccatttaattttttttaatagtatttAATATACTATTTAAATGTATAgtgtataaatttatttttcttcttcttcttcttctcctcctactcattattattattattattattattattattattattattattattattattattattttctaattactttttgtgtattagtagtagtaactCCCTTCTACCACAAGATGGCAGCACTTCAgctcttaaaataaataaacactgtgtcGCTTTATGGGAGAACGAAATCATATTTCAAATACAAAACAGAATTTTTAATCATATAAACTATTTAAATctctgtattattatatttattataatgtattgACCTCTTTATTACTTGGAGATTTTTTCTTTCGTTCCCAACCAGCGTAAATCTTTTTATCCCACCCGTAAGCAACAAACGCTGCCTCCTGCGTTACGATTGGTTAGTTATTTTCCCGCCTCCTTTCTGTGATTGGTTAATATTTCAGCCGCTCATGAAGTATTACGTCACATGCAGTTTGGTAAAACTGAATTAATTTACAACAGAGAATAATCTCAAGTAAGTATAcattaagtaagtaataaaacttaatttaagataggaaaataatcaacaacaggattAAACGGAGTGACTCTTACCACCTTGAAGCTGATTCTTTTGctataacagcacttcctgaagtgttttattcctcttgtaccacagaaGTTggccaaatttatttattaaagaacagcacGTCGTAcggtttatccatttatagctacatttaatgtactAAAACAATTTACTTACTGTTATCGCTTCTGTTATAACACCTACAAACGGCTCGTCATGTAATCAAGCAAGACACCATGAAGTGTAAACTCTTCTGcaaactgaaactggagactccttctataaatgataaataaacaactccttACACataatttcaccatatcaatgagaatcacatttttaatctgtttatgtgacgAGTCCTCTATACAATCCCCTCTGTCAGGTGTTCCTATAGAAACAAGACGGTagtagaatgagcacattaacatGAAGCTGAAGAATCGTACTTTTATGACGTGGTTTTGGTGTAATGTTGAATTTAATAAGTACTGACAAATGGTAGAAACAAACAGCGAAGCTTTCTGTATAAAATTCCTTGTTTGTAAGTTGTTTCTATAGAATTCTTGCTTCCAGagtgaattctcgaatctggtTGGTTAtaagaaattaatcaacaccttctaaccaatcagattcgagaactcTACAAAGCTgtacacttttttctttttaagtataACCATGTAAACTCTCAGTTGACTGAAAGGGCAGGTCTCCATGCATTAGCTCATAAAGGATTTTGCCCAGAGTCAAGACAGTAGCAGGTTGAGGAAAGTGCTCAAGGGACATAGCACATACTGCCTGAGTGTACAAGAACGAGCAACAACCATCAGCACCATCACAAACCTGGTTCTCCACTGCATTCTCTTACGTTCTATCCCATAGTATTATGGACTTACCTGGGCATTCCCTGCAAGGGGTGTCCTTAAGCAAAAAGCCACTGCCGAAATCTATCAACTTAATTTGTAGCGTCTCTGTGTTGATGAGGACATTCGCAGTCTTGATGTCAGTATGATAAACTCCACAGTCATAGCAGTGAAGAGCAGCCTTAACCAACTGTAGCATGATGTCTCGAGCAAGGGGTTCAGACAGTTTACCATTGTGAAGAGTATCACAGAATTGTTGGAGGTCCATGCAGGGACTGGGTCGCTCCAGGATCAAGACAAAGAAATCGGGTATCTCAAACCATTCCAGCAGCACCAGCACATTCGGATTGGGAATCGGCTTGGACAATATCTGCATCAATAACACCTCTGTAGGGAGCGATGTGTTGTCGGGCTAAAATTAGAACAGACATAGTTAGCATGAGGTCAGAGTAAATACACTGAATCTATAAATAGCCGAGATAGAAAGGTTTCAGCAatctttcatttatatatatatatatatatatatatatatatatatatatatatatatatatatatatatatatattctaaattATAGCTTATAAAATGTGAATTTGGAAAATGATTGGGAGAAGAATTGCTGTGGTCTAAATGAGCAGGTTTGAGCAAATGGACACACAATTGTAGTTAATATCTGGTCTATAACGTGGTTGTTATTTGCACTGTACTGATTCTCTGAATCGCAGACTTAAAATACTTACAGTGGTCATCATTCCATGGTACTCATCTCTGATGATAAATTTAACAGCAACCTGCGgacatatacaaaaaaaaatgataagttctaaaaaaaaaaaaaacgctcattTTGCTAGATTGTATTATTAATACAATCCTACACTCACTATATTAACTGTCAGCAAATTGAGGCTTTAAGGAAACTTTCCTTTTTCAGTCCAGTCCTGCATTAAAAACtggaatgcaaaaaaaacattcattaatcAAACAATCATACAGtttcaatcaaaatgattcaaccccactgcaaatcaggctTGTTGTtgaaatgtacagactttcagctgtttgcgatgaacaaatgaaacaacagcagttgaaaTACTTCAAatcaatggcctccagttcagtaatattcttgggtttttCATGCTGCAACcatcttcttcaaatcccaccggAGATTTTCCATGGAGTTCATGTTAGATGACTGTGATGGCGCTGTAGAATTTTCCAGGACTTCTAAACTAAGGAGAGTTTccctttaaaaagagaaaagagcagCAACAGAAGAAACAGAAATTAAGAAACTCTAAGCAAAATACCTAAGCTTAaaactttcttttaaaaaatatatagaactCCTAGACTTTGATAAACAATAATGAGGCTAATTTTATTACATCAACTACAATATCAACTACAATATATTTAGCTAGGctgaatgaaataataataataataataataataataataataataataagattgcTCATTTGATTTACCAGTTGATGGAATTTAACTGGCATATAATTGAGGCCCCAAGGAATGCATTATCCCCGGGCCCGCAAAGGCTTAATGCAGCACTGATCATATAGCATTAATAATTTGTCCAAAAAGACAGATTTGTAAGTTACATAATActgcatttaattaattaattaatacaacAGAATGGTGTTGAAAGGCCTTTCACAGTTTTCTTCATAGTTTTCCaccttaaaatgtatttctacaCAATCAACAAATTAGATTTTCTTTCATAATGTCGTGtcattatttgatttatttattttttttaattagtgcaAAAGAGCatcagggctgtgtgtgtgtgtgcgtgcgtgtgtgtgtgtgtgtgtgtgtgtgtgtgtgtgtgtgtgtgtgtgtgtgtgtgtgcttggatgcaagttttcattccaacccaacacctgattccacctgctTAATCAGCTTAATCATGTTAACTACTAGTAAGATGGATAGTAAGGTCATTAACACAAAGGTCAATAATAATGTAACAGGGCTGACTAACATTATGGTAGCTACTTGTGTTGCAAAATAAATCCTCACCCACTGAGTCATGTCGCTTGAGTAAGTGATCTCCTCAACTGCAATAATTGACATACAAAGCAGAGTTGTTGTTATTAGCAGTTGCCAGCTAGCAATCTTGCTTTCCTAAACATACTATTATCTAGTGAGCATTGCTACCATTCCACTCCAACCCAAATATATACCACAAGCATTGCAGTCTTTAAAATTTGGTGTCCATCACCAAGATATATAATCAGGACGTTTTAAAGCAAATCTTGCTACAGAGCCCGCTGTGTCATCACTGTAAGACTCAAGTAGACATGTTTACAATAGCTGTATCGATGGTTAAAGTTTGCATTTTGGATGGAGTGTCCctttaatgtaatgtgtgtaagaaattacagaatGTCAGCTTTACTCAGACAAACTCACCAGTAACTGTCAGGTCGACCTGTGTGAAATAAACCTTGTATCCATGATCAGATGTCCAGGATGCTTCAGCTCCACACCAGTATTCACCAGAGTCCTGCTCAGTTACATTTCTAATATTCACAGTCAACATTTGTGTTTCTCCGTCATCATACAGGAAGAATTTcccctcatttacatattttctacTTTCTTTAACAGATTTGAatcttcttttatatatatacagtatctcacaaaagtgagtacacccctcacatttttgtaaatatttgatgatatcttttcatgtgacaacactgaagaaatgacactttgctacagtgtaaagtagtgagtgtacagcttgtgtaacagtgtaaatttgctgtcccctcaaaataactcaacacacagccattaatgtctaaaccgctggcaacaaaagtgagtacacccctaagtgaaaatgtccaaattgggcccaattagcaaTTTTCCCTctccggtgtcatgtgacttgttagtgttacgaggtctcaggtgtgaatggggagcaggtgtgttaaatttggtgtcatcgctctcacactccctcatactggtcactggaagttcaacatggcacctcatggcaaagaactctctgaggatctgaaaaaaagaattgttgctctacataatgATGGCCTAGGCTGTAAgtagattgccaagaccctgacactgagctgcagcacggtggccaagaccatacagcggtttaacaggacaggttccactcagaacaggcctcgccatggtcgaccaaagaagttgagtgcacatgctcagcgtcatatccagaggttgtctttgggaaatagacgtatgagtgctgccagcattgctgcagaggttgaaggggtggaaAGTGTGTcttgtctacagtcaagcatggtggtgggagtgtcatggtctggggctgcatgagtgctgccggcactggggagctacagttcattgagggaaccatgaatgccaacatgtactgtgacgtACTGatgcagagcatgatcccctcccttcagagactgggccgcagggcagtattccagcatgataacgaccccagacacacctccaagacaaccactgccttgctaaagaagctgagggtgaaggtgatggactggccaagcatgtctccagacctaaaccctcttgagcatctgtggggcatcctcaaacggaaggtggaggagcacaaggtctctaacatccaccagctccgtgatgtcgtcatggaggagtggaagaggactccagtggcaacctgtgaagctctggtgaactccatgcccaagagggttaaggcagtgctggaaaataatggtggccacacaaaatatatatatatatatatatatatatatatatatatatatatatatatatatatatatatatatatatacagtataactatTATAACTTGGCCTGAGGGTGCACTATTCCAACTTTCCAACTACAAGGCTGCTTTGTAAAGACTGAATGGGATTTGTTCAAGGACTTGGCAGAATATACACAAACTGATGTGTTTTACATTGCCTGACTCATTTCTGGAGGAGAGGAATCTGACTATTATGAAGAGGTCTGAAagctgacatcatggtgctcTGAAAACAACTTAACACCAAAACATCAAAGactttcatatttataaatggaGACTGTGTGGAAACAGTTCACAGTTTTAAATTCCTGGGAATCCACATATGGGACAGTCTCTCCTGGAGTGAAAACATGACAGCTGGTGTTAAAAAGGCACAGCAGCACCAACACTCTGTTATAGAGAGTGTTTTAACATACTGCCTCACAGTGTGGTATGGGGGCTGCTCAGTAGCTGACAAAAAAGCTCTACAGGGTCATCAACACAGTGCAGAAcatcattggctgccctctcccctcaCTACAAGACATTACAAACACCTGCTACCTATCCAGAGCAAAAAACATTGTTAAGGACTCTTCCCACCCTGGTCACTACCTGATTGCCCTCCTGCCCTCGGGAAGGCGATACAGGGCAATTAAAATGCGCAATTTCATTGTATTTCTATGCAAAGACAATAAAggtttctattctattctatgcTATTCTATATAACCAAACAATACAGTAACGATCGCATACACTTCAATTCCCTGCTGATTCAATATGACTCGGTTCAGCACCAACAATTCAGTTCAGGTTTGATCTAATATGATTCGTTTCAGTTATTCATTTTATGTTGTAAAGTGTGATATGTGCCATATCATAGACTGTTGGACCGATTTTATGATTTTAggatttgaattgtttttttttttttaaacccctaGTAGAATCTGATCAGAACTTTCAAAAGGTTTCTACTCAATGTTCTACTCATTCCTTGCTCAGAAAATTTCATTCATGACATACAACCACTGGTGAATCAGAACACATTAAGACTATGCAAGATGCTGTTTACAAGAAGGGACAGAGCAGACTCTACTTATTGAGAAAAGAACAAATACAACAGGATGCTACATATGTTCCACCAGTCATTTGTGACAGGCACCATGTTTAAGCAGCAtgtttaatccatccatccatccactcgtccatccacccaccctTCTGTCCACCCACCCGTCCGTCCATCCTTCCAGCCATACACACATCCATCCGCCCACCTGTCTATCCacacatccacccacccatccatccaatgCTACTGTTCTCTGGTTAGAATCCAGATGACTCTGACCAGAATAAAGAgaatactgaagatgaatgaatgaatatacttTAAATGATATATTATATGTCGGGACACCACATCAAAGAAATAAACTGATAtataaaaagcttttttttcagaacatggttgaataatttagGTCCAAAATATAACAAGTGAACATCAGAAACACAAAACTTGATTATAATGTGCTGTAGATGGCCCACAGTGTGcttgtttaaaagaattaataataCACTAGTGACTAATATATCaaagcgctgctgaattcttgattcaGAAGATGGTCATTAAGATGGTGATTAatgttttataacatttaaaggcagagtcttcagtgtcagcactttgtaatagtCAATGTGTTTTCCTCCACGGGATTGTTTTCAGGAAATAGGACTTGCGCTCTCCAGTCTCTcctgtatttctgtcttattaacttcaagtgagagaaaaaagagaggctggtgagggagcgactgtttatagctactgtaTCATAAGTGATAATATTAACTACAGCATGAAATGCacctataaacagataaaaagtatcatGTGTTTTGTATAATGTACTTTTGTTGTGGTATGAGAGCAATTAAACAAGAAATAATCAATGTGGgtgtggtaagagtaactctgcATTGCATAGGGTCACATGACATCTCCCcatcatttattttccttttcattattgatcttttaaatttatttactgctTATCTGATTtatcttcatttaaaacacagcTCTGAGTCCACAGGTGGAGAGTTACAGCAGTGATCAATAGAGTTAAAGTGTTTATTGTGAGTTGGTctgatgctgctgctgccatctAGAGGATAATGTGAGACACACAAGAGGGAAGCACTACATCCATGtaagaataaaaatgtgacCAAAACTCAAGAGAAGGCTCGAATCACATTGTGCGTGTGTAACGTGCATGACCATTATAAGTGCTTTGGAGCAGCAATTGTTCAGGTCAGTACTGAAATAGTCCAGGTTCATGTCATGTTAAGAAGCCTGTAAGTGGGCGGAGCCAGGGGTAAGTAGACCATTGTCTGTGAGTACTGAAGTGTGGAAGGGTGTGTAGCCAAGGATCTAACAATTACAATGAAACTGTACCAGAATATGTTCTTATATCCCCCAGAAATATCCCTGAATCTGTCTAACTGCTTTTTGTTCTTAATGTGAAGAGAATAAGAACAGAATTACAAATTTACAAAGTCCATGATCGCATAACATTTCCCATttcagctgctgctgcttttgtttcatttgtcaaGTTTTTGGAAGTTTGTTATTTGGACCAGGAGAAAGACCTGAAGCACAGAATTTCATAGTGTAGTTTTTTCTTCATAAAGAGATGCAGGCAGCCACAAAAGTGGAGGGCTGGAGAcagaatttattcatttattcatttgacccCTTCATGGTCTCATCATCCAAAACACCTGTAACCTTTGACTCTCTTTCTTACAAACCCTCTGTGGCTGGAAACTCAAAGTGACCTAAGTCTAGAAAATAGAACCTACCAAGTAACGCATAGCAACCACAGTCCATTATCGATGCAGTACTCAAAATGTAAAGGAGTAAACGTACAACACACAGGAAGCATTGAGTGGAgtttaaaatacataatattCTACACTCCCCTTTatgattaattaaatgtttaataatcaaagtgaaaataaaaaagacagagaatAGTAATTATAATCATGAAattataagtaaataagtaaatcagTAAAAATCAGTGTGTGGCTAAGCTTACTCATCCCAAAGTTCTAAAAACATTAGGAGGCAAATGCATCATTACAGCATTAATATGGAAAATTATtgtataaaatgattaaaagtgaTTAAAGTAGGGAATGATAAATGATGATTCatgataaaaataacaataaataataataaatgttcacTGTTGATTGTTGAGCGTGGCTATTGAGCTGAAACTTCTAACTAACCTCTAACCCTGTGTCATGGAGGTTATGAAAATCATTACACATCAGAAATGTAActtgaaggaggtgtgtgtaattttgtgaACAACTCAAATCCTGACTCTCAAAACAAAGCCAGAAGCACAAACTTTCAGCATCAGGTAATCACAGAACACATGATATCTAACATATGAAATGGCATCTTTTATAGACTTTATTTGACCACATTTCAGGATGAGGATGAAGGCTCTCAGCACTTCCATGTGCTGGTTTCCAAGCATATAGCAAACTTCTGAACAGCGATAAACTGGCTTTTTGAAAAACTAATCATTTACATTATCTGATCTTGAGAGGTTATTCCATAATTTAGTTTGAAACTAGAATAATTTTCAAGTAAGAGGCCAGTCCAGTTTAATAGAGAATCTGGCAGCATCAATCTCATTGGTTAGAGGGCAATTTCTGACTCCAACTGTGTCCAACTGGTCGGTTTAATACTTGAGACTTTGGTagactgaatctgattggttggtgttgggattcagactttgatagactgaatctgattggttggtgttgGGGTTCAGACTTTGGTagactgaatctgattggttggtgttgGGGTTCAGACTTTGGTagactgaatctgattggttggtgttgGGGTTCAGACTTTGGTagactgaatctgattggttggtgttgGGGTTCAGACTTTGGTagactgaatctgattggttggtgttgGGGTTCAGACTGTTGTAGaccgaatctgattggttggtgttgGGGTTCAGGCTTTGGTagactgaatctgattggttggtcaTTTGTCTTGACTGGAAATGAAGCACATTTGGGTCATTTTCATAATCTCCATTTGTctgaaattataataataaaaaagagaagttTTAGAATTATTGGAGTAAATGAGTTGTTTTACTGTTAATTTGTACTCACCTCTCTGTAAGTTGGTGTCATTACTCCTGGGCCTGCAGGAAGATGaggaaacaaaaagaacaagtgTTACTTTAATCTTTATAAGTACAGACACCACATGTATGACTGAAACACTTTTGACGTGAGTCTGACGTGTTATTGATTATATGACTATAACACTAACTGGCAGGAGAATCAGTCACGTAGCAGTCCAACATCATTTTCTATGGCAGGGGTGCCCACACTTTTTTGACTTGCGAGCTACTTTTAACATGAGCAGTCAAAGAGATCTACCTACACTAAAAATGcgaaacatatatttatttatatatatatactgtgtatacttcaaatatatatatacacacacacaatatatatgttcatgtaccttgcaTAACTGCATGAACCCTTATGGCACACTACagttcagtacatttttggtcaATACCTTACTCTGATGACTTGCACTGAATAGAATCAGCCAGGTTTGCATAGTCCGGACAGTAGCTGCTGGTACCCAGCCTCAAGCAGGActccaaatgatgatcagtcatTGTGGAACGGTATTTGGACTTAATAATCTTCATGAGGGAAaaggctgactcacataaataagtagagccaaataatgcagtcaaggaggttgcacatttcctcatgtttgggtacttttcccctgtgagtaagttccaaaactgtccatgagccctggacttcagctgaatgttagtctgtagtttcaaaatctcatcctccacttcagacgagttcaggtgaaacagcgttgcaattttcgatgcgagtgaatcaacctcaacattagctgcgtttacccggacaacaataatccactcttaatccgattaagaccatactctgattaagaaactaccatgtaaacagcaatttttaattaccttaatctaattaaagtcataatcgaagtaagcaataatctaattaagacaggtggagtattcctgttttagtcgcattatggaggtgtagtagtgacatttaaacaccttaatcacattattatcttactcagattaaggtcaataattagattactgctgtccatgtaaacgtagtcattgtccCTGAATGGGTAGCACATGAATGTGGCGAATGCCTCCAataaagcaaagtcttgaaagcgtctgtcaaactctgaccAACAGCTGTCAATCTGCTCCGTGTAGCGTGCAGTGCGCACAATCCTTCCGCTGCGTCAAAGGTTTTGGAAGTTCCCAAAATCATGGCGCTGCAGCTTTGAGgacagaagttgcattttccgtttaaaggcattaactgcctttaatttttgtcttttccttgcagctccaaattaagttggtcagatcggttaaaaatgCTCGGTTAAAAAAACGTCCAGCagccactgatcatcattgagctgggtgtattctgcatgtttaacagcaaaaagaaactcccttatctccggacagagctctcgaaatctctgcaggaatttacccctactaagccatctcacatcagtgtgtagcaggagctcagagtggtcgcagtctgccttctccagatgcgcACGGAACAGCTGTCTTTGAAGTGATTTAGCACTTATAGAACAGGCGATCTTTGTTGCCACATCCatgatctctttcatgtttagcatttttgcgCATAAGGCTTAtggtgtattatgcagtggtagTTAAGGAAGTCAGGGAAAGCATCGTCTTCCCTGCACTTGGCAATGAATCCATTTGTGCTGCCAACCATTGACTGATATCAATTTGCACACTGGGAGCTGGGTTTTGTcaatgaagtctttaaaagactgaaaaatgtcctctcccCGCGATTTCGCTCGCTAGCCTTTAGCACTGGCGCGCTTGATCGCACACGCgtggtgagagaaaagacgagaTCTCAGACTGGCTGCCCTGTACATCAACTaacatcatttttttattattattatttagcgaTCTACCCGCACTTCCTTTGCGATCGACATATTGGGCACCCCT from Ictalurus furcatus strain D&B chromosome 11, Billie_1.0, whole genome shotgun sequence carries:
- the LOC128615051 gene encoding circumsporozoite protein-like, with translation MTPTYRESRQMTNQSDSVYQSLNPNTNQSDSVYNSLNPNTNQSDSVYQSLNPNTNQSDSVYQSLNPNTNQSDSVYQSLNPNTNQSDSVYQSLNPNTNQSDSVYQSLNPNTNQSDSVYQSLKY